A single genomic interval of Rhodothermales bacterium harbors:
- a CDS encoding P-II family nitrogen regulator — MYAKEVKAFIHRNRVADVVNALNSAGFHNITVVDVQGLLNALSGEENRYSVEIGQKVVNEVKLELVCDNEQRAADAVEAIREHAKTGKPAAGWIIITDIQSVIEIAD, encoded by the coding sequence ATGTATGCAAAAGAAGTAAAGGCGTTCATCCATCGCAATCGCGTGGCGGATGTCGTCAATGCGCTCAATAGCGCCGGTTTTCACAATATTACCGTCGTCGACGTGCAAGGTCTTCTGAACGCATTGAGCGGAGAGGAGAACCGATACTCGGTTGAGATCGGTCAAAAAGTCGTCAACGAAGTAAAACTCGAACTCGTGTGCGACAACGAACAACGCGCAGCGGATGCCGTGGAAGCGATTCGAGAACATGCGAAGACCGGCAAACCCGCGGCAGGTTGGATCATCATCACAGACATCCAATCGGTAATCGAAATTGCCGATTGA